The window ATCATCATCTTCGCTACTCAGAATCAGAACTTTCGTTTTTTGAAAACGTTGGGAAATGATTCGGGTTGCCGCCACCCCATTCATCACAGGCATGTGGATGTCGATCAGAGCCACATCGGGATGCAGAGCTTCGACCTGTTGAATGGCTGCCTGTCCATTCTCAGCAACACCAGCAACTCGAATATTCGTACTCGACTCCAGCAGTGCTTTAAGCCCTTCTCGAATCACTCGCTGATCATCAACCAGTAAGACATCAATCATGGCTGCTCAATAGAATCGATCCCGTTTCCCTACAAACTATCTATACGAGCAAAAACCAAGTCCTCAGCGCAAATTCGGATTAAATTGTCATTAGTCATGGGTACTCAACTAATCCAATGACCCAGGACTAATGACAAATTCTCCAAAGTCATTACCACCCAGCCAATCAAATGACAGATGACAAATACGATATGATGAGTGACGGCATATAGGATGAAGTAGTAAGAGAGTGTTATGGTACGCCAACGGTCTTTCCTATCCTTGATTCTGGGCTTGATTCTGGTTTTCGTGGTCAGCTTGAATATGCCAGCGATGGCTGCCAAGAAATCGACACCAACCTATACAGCGGCCCAACTGGAACAGATTCAGGTTTATCGTTCTAACCTGAAGGCTGTCAGCGATCGCCTGCCAGAACTGGTCCCTATGATTGAAAAGCGCCAGTGGACAGATGTTCGTGATTTCATCCATGGACCAATGGGTGAATTGCGGGTACGGATGAATCGACTAACTCGGAGTTTGTTACCGCAGGAACAGGCTGCAGCCACTGCCGCAGCCAGGGAAGTCTTTGAGCATCTGATCGAGTTGGATGAAGCTGCGCTGGCCCAAAGCTATTCCAAGATGGTGCGTAGCTATGGTGAAACCCTGCGGGATCTGAACGCCTATTTTGCCGCCGTGGCAAAGGGCTAAGGCAAAATAGATAGTCGCGAACGGCTGAATAGACATAAAACCTGGGGGAGAGAGGGAAGGACCAGAATTTTCCCTCTCTCCCTCATTTTTTAGGCCCATTGGAATATGACCCATATCGTTGTAATTGGTTGTGGCGTGGTTGGAGCCACGATCGCTTATGAGTTAAGCCGCAATCCAGATCTGAGCATCACAGTTCTGGATCGCCACTCCCCAGGGCTGGGTTCGACGGGGGCAGCTCTGGGAGTGATGGTGGGGATCCTTAGCCAGAAAGTGAAGGGAAAAGCCTGGGCGATGCGATCGGCCAGCATGCGCCGCTACGAAACCCTCATCCCTGAACTGGAAGCTTTGACAGGGCAAACCATTCCCTACAATCGCCAGGGCATTTTGAAACTTTGTTTTGCAGGGGATGATTTAACGGCCTGGAAAAACCTGGTGGAGATGCGGCAGACCCAGGGTTGGCGGCTGGAACTTCTGGAAATGGCCCGACTGCAGGCGGAATATCCACAGTTGGAGAACGATCGCCTGATTGGAGCTGTGTATTCTCCCCACGATCGTCAGCTCGATCCGACCGCTCTCACCCTGGCTCTGGTGGCAGCAGCAGCAGCCAATGGAGTCCTGTTTCGCTTTGATTGTACCGTACAGGATTTCTCAGCAGAAACTGGCTCGGTCCAGCAAGTGCAAACGGATGGGGAGACGTTTTTGGCAGACTGGGTGGTGATTGCAGCGGGTTTAGGATCGTTTGCCCTCACCCAAGCGCTGCATCAGCCAGTTGAGGTAAGGCCCGTCCTGGGGCAGGCGGTGCAAATACAGTTCGACCATCCCCTGGGGGACCCCGATCGCCAACCCGCCATTACCGGCGAGGATGCCCACATCGTTCCGGTAGGTGGAGGAGCCTATTGGGTCGGAGCCACGGTCGAATTCTCTGCCAATGGTTCAGCCCCGATCGCAGCTGCAGCCGCTCTGGAAGAGGTGCTGCAGCGGGCGACTGCCTTCTGTCCTGGACTGGCTAGAGGGACGATTGTCAAAACCTGGTCTGGGTTGCGACCCCGACCAGAGGGGCGTCCAGCACCGATCGTGGGTGCCCTTCCCACCTATAAGAATGTGCTCCTGGCCACTGGCCATTACCGCAATGGCATCCTGCTAGCACCCGCAACAGCAGACTATATTTGTCAGACAATTCTGCAACAGTAAATCAGCATGGTGCGTAGGGATGTCACATGTTATGTCCCCCCTACGCACCATTTCTGACAACACCGATTAGAAACTGAACTGGGTACGCAGATTCCCCACGTAAATGGGTGGGTTATTGCTGAAGTTATTCGGCTCCGCAATGATGTAAAAAGCCGGGACCAGGGCAATATTGTCGCTTACAGGGTAGAAGTAGGTAAATTCAAACTCGTACTGTTTCCCCCCATTGCCGCCCCCCGAGATGAGGAGGTTGCGCCCACTGGTGACGGTATAAGGCACCAGAAAGGAGAAGGTCGCCACGGCTCCCGCCTTACCCAGATCAGGGAAAGCGAGACCAATCTGATAGGCCTGAGCGGTGATGGAACCAGCCCGACCCAGACCATTAGGACGGAACAGATCAGTATTGGCAAACCCATATCGCCCAAAGATTCCAACCCACTTGGCAATTTCCAGATCAAAGTTAATCCCAAAGGTATCTGCCGTGGCATTGCCCA of the Leptolyngbya sp. 'hensonii' genome contains:
- the psbQ gene encoding photosystem II protein PsbQ; amino-acid sequence: MVRQRSFLSLILGLILVFVVSLNMPAMAAKKSTPTYTAAQLEQIQVYRSNLKAVSDRLPELVPMIEKRQWTDVRDFIHGPMGELRVRMNRLTRSLLPQEQAAATAAAREVFEHLIELDEAALAQSYSKMVRSYGETLRDLNAYFAAVAKG
- a CDS encoding FAD-dependent oxidoreductase, which translates into the protein MTHIVVIGCGVVGATIAYELSRNPDLSITVLDRHSPGLGSTGAALGVMVGILSQKVKGKAWAMRSASMRRYETLIPELEALTGQTIPYNRQGILKLCFAGDDLTAWKNLVEMRQTQGWRLELLEMARLQAEYPQLENDRLIGAVYSPHDRQLDPTALTLALVAAAAANGVLFRFDCTVQDFSAETGSVQQVQTDGETFLADWVVIAAGLGSFALTQALHQPVEVRPVLGQAVQIQFDHPLGDPDRQPAITGEDAHIVPVGGGAYWVGATVEFSANGSAPIAAAAALEEVLQRATAFCPGLARGTIVKTWSGLRPRPEGRPAPIVGALPTYKNVLLATGHYRNGILLAPATADYICQTILQQ